CGCTACGTGCACCCGAGGCCGGCTCGGAGGCTCTGGAGGTTCTGGGCCATGAGGTCCGTATAGCCCTTGCCGGCCGCGGCCTCCTGAGCCGTCACGCCCTCGATGGGATTGAGCGACAGGATCTTGGCCCCCAATTCGCGAGCCAGGGTATCGCCGAGGCGCGGGTTGACCAGGGGCTCGACGAAGATGGCGGTGACTTTCCGCTGGCGCGCAATGCGCACGATGTGCGCGAGAGCGGCCGGACTCGGTTCCGATTCCGGGGCCAGCCCCATCACCGCCACCTGTTCGAGCCGATAGCGTCGGGTGAGATAGCTGAACGCCGTGTGCGTCACGACCACTTCGCGCCGCGCGCACTCGCGTAGCCCCGCCTGGAAACGCTCGTGGAGCGCGGCCAGCTTCGCCTGAAAGGCCCGGGCGTTGGCATCGTAGACGGCCTTGCCGGCCGGATCGCCCCGCTCGAGGGCCCCACGGATCGCTTCCACCTCGCCCTGCGCGAGGACGGGATCGAGCCACACATGCGGATCGACCTCGGCGCCGCCCGCCCCGGCCGCTCTCGCCAGACCGGCGCTCGCGGCGACCACGACCATGGAAGGCCCCGCGGCTTCCGCGATCATCTTCTCGGCCCAGGGCTCGAAGCCCGCGCCGTTGTACACGAAGACGCGCGCCCGCCGGAGACGCGCCACGTCCTGCGGCGACGGCTCCCAGTCGTGACCGTGCACCCCGGGCGGCACGAGCGAGACGACCTCCGCGCGATCGCCCGCCACCTGATGCG
This genomic stretch from Candidatus Methylomirabilota bacterium harbors:
- a CDS encoding zinc ABC transporter substrate-binding protein, producing the protein MKRIQSSLPLLAILALAGCQQSPIPDAKPLVIASFYPMYDFAHQVAGDRAEVVSLVPPGVHGHDWEPSPQDVARLRRARVFVYNGAGFEPWAEKMIAEAAGPSMVVVAASAGLARAAGAGGAEVDPHVWLDPVLAQGEVEAIRGALERGDPAGKAVYDANARAFQAKLAALHERFQAGLRECARREVVVTHTAFSYLTRRYRLEQVAVMGLAPESEPSPAALAHIVRIARQRKVTAIFVEPLVNPRLGDTLARELGAKILSLNPIEGVTAQEAAAGKGYTDLMAQNLQSLRAGLGCT